The Algoriphagus sp. TR-M9 genome has a window encoding:
- a CDS encoding glycoside hydrolase family 2 protein, which yields MQTHRTWLLGLFIFFQLTLLSAQSPTKNISAHRFYLSGQGAETKVYWDFKVSSGRKSGDWSKILVPSNWEMQGFGKFHPPSREVENPLNAEQETGIYRHRFFANSAWKRKEINLVFEGVLAEFEVTLNGENLVPTYSENLGKTVYPISENIDLRSENVLEVKVYKYFDKQYIKKYFNTKGQWIFGGIYRPVYLEILPKFHFSISSLEARAEGTLKAQLDFFDTSNSAEVLLELYDLKSGESIGRSSQQVTGKSVFIDQNFSGIVSWSPEHPKLYEARFSVVQGGKIRYQQSETIGFKTFNWTESNEVIFNGKPLKIKAVERVSFYPTTARTLSKQHILEDIQLLKAMNANAVVMPLIGAEEYFLDLADSLGMLIIPGIKSNNFNPSLLDLEGRSLNSIRMENAGKLTFEAVVRDDLGGVLDCDEQSSPAALLGPYRSKSALYYSYQSNWSPIQILDFDLKDDASTKVLVRNNFHFSDLSTSQILWAVDKIEAWDQSRTLYSGSLTLPKTESGDSVWVDVKLPANWRDGDLLRVTPASENAEAFNPWSVPLRRPQAGNAAYFKSRAVWDEQAVLVRESSTDLQFSVGERLFVFGKTDGLLQMVKINRDLIYLSQYVGESQGLSIQREVTWKQQDDGSVKILSLNTETSAYYSWTVFPSGEVLLKAGYGLGDSGFSKLGFRYKVSGLKEVKWIGNGPLPVSEPSQQRVNFGLWQQSTSPQHLNLPSLPWESKAYGNFPDIHAFQLISDRSTIELRTETEGLAVSLQNMAREKMDLAESSRAFENLDLWIEPTSSFENQENGVSKEVARKVEETVIWFRFF from the coding sequence ATGCAAACCCACAGGACTTGGCTTTTAGGCCTATTTATTTTTTTTCAGCTCACCCTTCTTTCTGCACAAAGTCCAACCAAAAATATTTCTGCTCATAGGTTCTATCTCAGTGGACAAGGGGCTGAAACTAAAGTGTATTGGGATTTTAAGGTTTCTAGTGGTAGAAAAAGTGGAGATTGGTCAAAAATTCTGGTACCCTCCAACTGGGAAATGCAGGGATTTGGGAAGTTTCATCCTCCTTCAAGGGAAGTCGAAAACCCTCTAAATGCAGAGCAAGAGACCGGGATATATAGACATCGGTTTTTTGCAAATTCAGCATGGAAAAGAAAAGAGATAAACTTGGTGTTTGAAGGAGTGCTAGCTGAATTTGAAGTGACTTTAAATGGAGAAAACTTAGTGCCTACCTATTCTGAAAACCTAGGAAAAACCGTTTATCCTATTTCTGAAAATATTGATCTCAGAAGTGAAAATGTACTAGAGGTAAAAGTTTATAAATATTTTGATAAACAGTATATTAAAAAATATTTTAACACTAAGGGTCAATGGATTTTTGGCGGGATTTATAGGCCAGTTTATTTAGAGATTTTACCAAAGTTTCACTTTTCAATTTCTAGCTTAGAAGCCCGGGCTGAGGGTACGCTGAAAGCACAGCTTGATTTTTTTGATACTTCAAATTCAGCTGAAGTTCTGCTGGAGCTTTATGACCTGAAATCAGGTGAATCTATAGGCCGTTCTTCACAGCAAGTAACAGGAAAATCAGTTTTTATTGATCAAAATTTCAGTGGGATTGTGTCCTGGAGTCCTGAGCACCCCAAGCTTTATGAGGCTAGATTTTCAGTGGTACAAGGAGGTAAAATACGCTATCAACAATCCGAAACTATAGGCTTTAAAACTTTCAATTGGACTGAATCAAATGAAGTAATTTTCAATGGCAAACCATTGAAAATAAAGGCAGTTGAAAGGGTCTCTTTTTATCCTACTACGGCAAGAACACTTAGCAAGCAGCATATTCTTGAGGATATCCAACTGCTAAAAGCGATGAACGCAAACGCAGTAGTGATGCCGCTTATAGGTGCGGAGGAGTATTTTCTCGACCTGGCCGATTCCCTTGGTATGTTGATAATTCCAGGGATTAAAAGTAACAATTTCAATCCCTCTTTGCTTGACCTGGAAGGAAGATCCTTAAATTCCATTCGCATGGAAAATGCCGGAAAACTAACCTTCGAAGCGGTGGTCAGAGATGATTTAGGGGGTGTTTTGGACTGTGATGAGCAGTCAAGTCCGGCAGCTTTACTGGGGCCATATAGAAGTAAAAGCGCTTTATATTATTCTTATCAATCGAACTGGTCGCCGATCCAAATTTTAGATTTTGACCTCAAAGATGATGCTTCAACAAAAGTCTTGGTTCGAAATAATTTCCACTTTAGTGACTTAAGTACTTCTCAAATTCTTTGGGCTGTGGATAAAATAGAGGCTTGGGATCAAAGCAGAACTTTGTATTCTGGAAGCCTTACTTTACCAAAAACAGAATCTGGAGATTCTGTTTGGGTGGATGTGAAATTGCCGGCAAATTGGCGGGATGGAGATCTGCTCCGTGTCACGCCTGCAAGTGAAAACGCTGAAGCATTCAATCCTTGGTCCGTCCCTCTGCGAAGGCCACAGGCTGGAAATGCAGCCTATTTTAAAAGCCGAGCAGTATGGGATGAGCAAGCGGTATTAGTTCGGGAATCTTCTACAGATCTGCAGTTTTCGGTCGGAGAGCGTTTGTTCGTCTTTGGGAAAACTGATGGCTTACTGCAAATGGTCAAAATTAATCGAGATTTGATTTACCTAAGTCAGTATGTTGGTGAAAGTCAAGGTCTATCGATTCAACGTGAAGTCACTTGGAAGCAACAGGACGATGGTTCTGTGAAGATTTTGTCGCTGAATACGGAGACCTCAGCGTATTATTCATGGACCGTTTTTCCTAGCGGGGAAGTTTTGCTAAAGGCCGGTTATGGGCTTGGAGACTCTGGCTTTTCAAAGCTTGGTTTTAGATATAAAGTGTCTGGTTTGAAGGAAGTTAAGTGGATTGGAAATGGGCCCTTGCCAGTTTCAGAGCCAAGCCAGCAACGTGTTAATTTTGGTCTTTGGCAGCAAAGCACTAGCCCACAACATCTGAATTTACCCTCCTTGCCATGGGAAAGTAAGGCTTATGGCAATTTTCCCGACATCCATGCTTTTCAGTTGATAAGTGATAGAAGTACAATAGAGCTCAGGACAGAAACTGAAGGCTTGGCAGTAAGTTTACAGAATATGGCTAGGGAGAAAATGGATTTGGCAGAAAGTTCCAGGGCATTCGAAAACCTAGACTTGTGGATCGAACCTACATCTAGCTTTGAAAACCAAGAGAATGGTGTGTCTAAGGAAGTAGCGAGAAAGGTTGAGGAAACCGTCATTTGGTTTAGGTTCTTTTGA
- a CDS encoding mechanosensitive ion channel family protein: MSIAEIFGYDTQKIFSKITEKLSGWLDILVENLPNFVLAVILLICTIFIAKSVKGISAKYISKVGTNETISRFLSQLIFLGILVLGIMLSLSAMDLTKTVSSILAGLGIIGLALGFAFQDTAANFISGVYITFNQPYKIGDIIETHDGHEGAVIDINLRVTKIKTYNGPIVYVPNRYLFQECFTNYTEFAQRRVQVECGVSYGEDLEQVEKVALESARNVSSRLKSEEPTLFWTGFGDSSINFTLNIWCRFKGSNLDFIPVRNEAIISLKKAFDENDIMIPFPIRTLDFGIKGGNQLNQQLTDLSISTKNGSSEDAES, from the coding sequence ATGAGTATAGCTGAAATTTTCGGGTACGATACCCAAAAGATATTTTCAAAAATCACAGAGAAACTCAGCGGCTGGCTGGATATATTGGTAGAGAATCTCCCAAATTTCGTCCTGGCGGTAATTCTTTTGATTTGTACCATTTTTATTGCCAAATCAGTCAAAGGAATTTCGGCCAAATACATCAGCAAAGTAGGGACAAATGAGACCATCAGTCGTTTTCTCAGTCAGTTGATTTTTCTGGGGATTTTGGTATTGGGTATTATGCTGTCCCTTTCTGCGATGGACCTCACTAAGACCGTATCCTCCATCCTGGCTGGTCTGGGTATAATCGGATTGGCATTAGGATTTGCCTTTCAGGATACAGCTGCGAATTTCATTTCCGGAGTTTACATCACTTTTAACCAACCGTATAAAATCGGAGATATAATAGAGACGCATGACGGGCACGAAGGTGCTGTGATCGACATCAACTTGAGAGTCACCAAAATCAAAACGTATAACGGGCCCATTGTATATGTGCCCAATCGCTACCTCTTTCAGGAATGCTTCACCAACTACACTGAATTTGCCCAGCGAAGAGTACAAGTGGAGTGTGGGGTAAGCTATGGAGAGGATTTGGAGCAGGTGGAAAAGGTAGCTTTAGAATCGGCCAGAAATGTTTCCAGTCGATTAAAATCAGAGGAGCCAACTTTATTCTGGACAGGTTTTGGGGATAGCTCCATAAACTTCACACTGAACATTTGGTGTAGATTCAAGGGTAGTAACCTGGATTTTATTCCGGTAAGAAATGAAGCGATAATCTCCTTGAAAAAAGCTTTTGATGAAAACGATATCATGATTCCATTCCCAATTCGTACACTGGACTTTGGTATCAAAGGAGGCAATCAATTGAATCAGCAGCTCACAGACTTATCCATTTCTACCAAAAATGGATCTTCTGAAGATGCTGAAAGTTAA
- a CDS encoding phospho-sugar mutase has product MTSIDPSILAKANSWLSGNIDQDTKLEIQKLIDENPSELIDSFYQDLEFGTGGLRGLMGVGTNRMNVYTVGMATQGLANYLLKCFPGETIRVAITNDCRINNTLFATTTANVLTANGIHVMYFKEMRPTPMLSFAVRHFDCKSGVMITASHNPKEYNGYKAYWDDGAQVVAPHDKNIIDEVKKITSFDDVNWDKNDELFHFIEEDFDQIYLDLVKGLSLSPEAVQAQNSMPIVFSPIHGASGKMVPAALKTFGFENVNIVKEQAEPDGNFPTVIYPNPEEAEALTLSLKLGKEVNAELVLACDPDGDRYAAAVPNESGEFELLNGNQTGSLLTYYLLSKWKEAGKLDGKQFMVNTIVTTELIDRICEGFGVKCFSVLTGFKNIAAIIKDLEGKETFIGGGEESYGYLVGDFVRDKDGVSACAMVAEAIAYYKTQGKTVFDVLAEIYSQFGFYKEALISVTKKGKDGAEQIQALMTDFRHHPPSEMNGVKVVKIMDVKESSIKDLLTGKSEKLEMDKSNVIQFYLADGSKISARPSGTEPKIKYYFSVNAPLANTSDYRKVEAELVERLEGLKRYFS; this is encoded by the coding sequence ATGACAAGCATAGACCCTAGCATCTTAGCCAAAGCAAATTCATGGCTAAGTGGAAACATCGATCAGGACACAAAACTTGAAATTCAAAAACTGATTGATGAAAATCCTTCGGAACTCATTGACTCATTCTATCAAGACCTGGAATTTGGTACGGGTGGGCTCCGTGGCCTGATGGGCGTAGGGACAAACCGGATGAATGTGTACACCGTAGGGATGGCCACCCAAGGATTGGCAAATTACCTTTTGAAATGCTTCCCAGGAGAAACCATCCGTGTGGCAATCACCAATGACTGCCGTATTAACAATACGCTTTTTGCTACCACCACAGCAAATGTGTTGACAGCAAACGGTATTCATGTGATGTATTTCAAAGAAATGCGCCCCACCCCCATGCTTTCTTTTGCCGTGAGGCATTTTGACTGCAAAAGCGGGGTGATGATCACTGCATCTCACAATCCTAAAGAGTACAATGGCTACAAGGCCTATTGGGATGATGGGGCACAGGTGGTCGCTCCCCACGACAAAAACATCATTGATGAGGTTAAAAAAATCACCTCCTTTGATGATGTGAACTGGGACAAGAACGATGAGCTTTTTCACTTCATTGAAGAGGATTTTGACCAGATTTACCTGGATTTGGTCAAAGGATTAAGCCTTTCTCCGGAGGCTGTGCAGGCTCAAAATAGCATGCCTATTGTCTTCTCTCCGATTCATGGAGCTTCCGGCAAAATGGTACCAGCAGCACTGAAAACTTTTGGTTTTGAAAATGTAAACATAGTCAAAGAACAAGCGGAACCGGATGGGAATTTCCCTACTGTAATTTATCCCAATCCTGAAGAAGCCGAGGCACTCACACTCTCTCTTAAGTTAGGTAAAGAAGTCAATGCCGAACTGGTTTTGGCTTGTGATCCGGACGGAGATCGATATGCAGCAGCGGTGCCAAATGAATCAGGTGAGTTTGAGCTGCTGAACGGAAATCAAACGGGCTCCTTGCTGACCTATTATTTGCTTAGTAAGTGGAAAGAAGCCGGCAAATTGGATGGAAAGCAGTTTATGGTCAATACCATAGTGACCACAGAATTGATTGATAGAATTTGTGAAGGATTTGGAGTGAAATGTTTCTCCGTATTGACGGGCTTCAAGAATATAGCTGCCATCATCAAAGATCTAGAAGGCAAAGAAACCTTCATAGGTGGTGGCGAAGAGTCATACGGGTATTTGGTGGGAGACTTTGTCCGTGATAAGGACGGTGTAAGTGCCTGCGCCATGGTAGCTGAAGCTATAGCCTATTATAAAACCCAGGGAAAAACGGTTTTTGATGTACTGGCTGAAATCTATTCTCAATTTGGATTCTACAAAGAAGCACTGATTTCAGTAACCAAAAAAGGAAAAGACGGAGCCGAGCAAATTCAGGCACTGATGACAGATTTCCGCCACCATCCGCCTTCAGAAATGAACGGGGTAAAAGTGGTAAAAATCATGGATGTGAAAGAAAGCAGCATCAAAGACCTGCTTACTGGTAAATCTGAAAAGTTAGAAATGGATAAATCCAATGTCATCCAATTTTATTTGGCAGACGGCAGTAAAATTTCCGCCAGACCCTCTGGTACCGAACCAAAAATCAAGTATTACTTTTCAGTTAATGCTCCTCTGGCAAATACCTCAGACTATAGAAAGGTGGAAGCTGAATTGGTAGAAAGACTGGAAGGTTTAAAGCGATATTTCAGCTAA
- a CDS encoding YihY/virulence factor BrkB family protein, producing the protein METEIKDMNKITPSRFKVTHIPSLMVESFKQWNHAEPWRLSAVIAYYAVLSLPALMVIVINTVGAIWGVDIVTGKLTDEMASALGPETAEFLQNMVAQTQTSGKSTIASIIGIGVLIFGASGVFFHLKISINDIWGLKQTDTVKWYYTLWERAVSFSFVLVLGFLLLISFVLTALLSMFSDFIRSILPEFVVVFAFMVDFIISYGVVAVLFALIFKYLPDAKIRWKSVWIGALLTAFLFSISKFLLGVYFGAAEPGSTYGAAGSIILVLLWVSYSCLIFFYGAEFTKVFSIRYGYGIIPKKHYSRVKKKESIEQGELIPPPQDPLPEGEEDDLEERA; encoded by the coding sequence ATGGAAACTGAAATTAAGGACATGAATAAAATCACCCCTTCGAGGTTCAAAGTCACACATATCCCCAGCTTAATGGTGGAGAGTTTTAAGCAGTGGAACCATGCCGAGCCCTGGAGGCTAAGTGCCGTAATTGCATACTATGCTGTACTTTCACTGCCAGCCTTGATGGTAATCGTGATCAATACTGTGGGAGCTATTTGGGGCGTAGATATAGTCACTGGAAAACTCACAGACGAGATGGCTTCTGCATTGGGGCCGGAAACCGCAGAATTTCTCCAAAACATGGTAGCGCAAACCCAAACTAGTGGAAAATCTACCATTGCCTCCATTATAGGTATTGGCGTACTGATTTTCGGGGCCTCCGGAGTATTCTTCCATCTGAAAATTTCCATCAATGACATCTGGGGCCTGAAACAAACAGACACTGTAAAGTGGTATTACACCTTATGGGAACGTGCCGTAAGCTTCAGTTTTGTGCTTGTTTTGGGATTTTTGCTTTTGATCAGTTTTGTACTGACCGCCTTGCTCTCCATGTTTAGCGATTTTATCAGGAGTATCCTGCCGGAATTCGTAGTGGTGTTCGCCTTTATGGTTGATTTTATTATTTCCTACGGAGTAGTTGCAGTACTTTTCGCTTTGATTTTCAAATATTTACCTGATGCCAAAATCCGGTGGAAATCTGTTTGGATCGGCGCATTACTCACGGCCTTCCTTTTCTCTATATCAAAGTTCTTACTTGGAGTTTACTTTGGAGCCGCAGAACCGGGTTCCACTTATGGCGCTGCAGGTTCTATTATTTTGGTACTGCTTTGGGTATCGTATTCTTGTCTGATATTCTTCTATGGAGCTGAATTTACCAAGGTTTTCTCCATCAGATATGGTTATGGGATAATACCGAAAAAGCATTATTCAAGGGTTAAAAAAAAAGAATCAATAGAGCAGGGTGAACTCATTCCTCCCCCACAAGACCCGCTACCTGAAGGAGAAGAGGATGATTTGGAAGAAAGAGCTTAA
- a CDS encoding DcaP family trimeric outer membrane transporter, whose translation MFKKIFALTLLLLPIKVFAQTEEKPSLEIYGQFMTDIGYNFGQLDPLWFDVMRPSKLPAYPNEFGGDGSVYFSIRQTKLGFKVKTPTKLGELMTFVDFDFFGVGKMAGEVAFHLRYAYLQLGKFGIGQVDSPFQDVDVFPNTVEYWGPSGVVAFRNVQFRYMPLQGRNRLTFAIERPGASADEGIYADRQELEGVRFRFPMPDVSGEFRMSRDWGYAEVAGIVRRIVWDDYQEDGIDLNGSAWGWGINLSTNIKVGDFGVIKGQVVGGEAFQSYLDDASADIGVVDNPDGPSDRPFEGVAMPQIGVVLYYNHSWGEKLTSAFGWSVSNARLTDQLIPSAFQRGDYVSGNLMYHPFPNVTGAAEVIFINRRNFSDGFTSQATKLQFSFRYSFSHIFQRN comes from the coding sequence ATGTTCAAAAAGATTTTTGCTTTAACGCTTTTGCTTTTGCCTATTAAGGTTTTTGCTCAGACTGAAGAGAAGCCATCACTTGAGATTTATGGGCAGTTCATGACCGATATTGGATATAATTTTGGTCAACTTGACCCGCTTTGGTTTGATGTAATGCGCCCATCTAAATTACCGGCTTACCCCAATGAATTCGGCGGAGATGGGAGTGTTTATTTTTCTATACGACAGACCAAATTAGGTTTTAAGGTAAAGACTCCCACCAAGCTGGGGGAGTTGATGACCTTTGTTGATTTTGATTTTTTCGGTGTGGGTAAAATGGCAGGGGAGGTAGCATTTCACCTTCGTTACGCATATTTACAGCTTGGCAAGTTCGGCATAGGCCAGGTAGATTCTCCTTTTCAAGATGTAGATGTTTTCCCCAATACGGTAGAATATTGGGGGCCATCCGGAGTGGTGGCATTTCGAAATGTACAGTTTAGGTATATGCCACTTCAAGGCAGGAATAGATTGACCTTCGCCATAGAGCGGCCAGGGGCCAGTGCAGATGAAGGGATTTATGCAGATAGGCAGGAGTTGGAAGGAGTGAGGTTCCGCTTTCCCATGCCCGATGTTTCCGGCGAGTTTCGCATGAGTAGAGACTGGGGTTATGCAGAGGTGGCAGGCATAGTGAGAAGGATAGTTTGGGATGATTATCAGGAGGATGGTATTGATCTGAATGGTAGTGCCTGGGGATGGGGAATCAATCTAAGCACGAATATCAAAGTGGGTGATTTTGGGGTGATCAAAGGACAGGTGGTAGGTGGGGAGGCATTCCAAAGTTACCTGGACGATGCTTCTGCAGATATTGGCGTAGTGGACAATCCAGATGGCCCAAGTGACAGACCTTTTGAAGGCGTGGCCATGCCTCAAATTGGCGTAGTGCTCTACTATAACCATTCCTGGGGCGAGAAACTGACCAGCGCTTTTGGATGGTCAGTTTCAAATGCCAGGCTTACAGATCAGTTGATCCCTTCAGCTTTTCAACGGGGTGATTATGTGTCGGGTAATTTAATGTACCACCCATTTCCAAATGTGACAGGTGCTGCAGAGGTGATATTTATCAACAGGAGGAATTTCTCTGATGGGTTTACCAGTCAGGCTACCAAACTCCAGTTTAGTTTTCGATATTCTTTTTCCCATATTTTTCAGAGGAATTAA
- a CDS encoding DUF502 domain-containing protein, with amino-acid sequence MLSIISNTIKGGIFFLFPIVLILIFFEKIIHVLKPLASKISEALGLENSFFDAPYLIAIIIILLFCFLAGTVAKLGAGKWMVSWIEDHLLTLFPGYQLMKNTLQANAGLESDKDFPVVLVPIDGWMIAFLVDTLPNGDLVVFVPSAPNTWEGNVNIFHKEHVKPSNLTQKDATLIMRRLGVGAAELFAAHQNSSKE; translated from the coding sequence ATGCTTTCCATTATCAGTAATACCATCAAGGGAGGAATATTTTTCCTTTTTCCCATTGTGCTAATTCTCATATTTTTTGAGAAAATCATTCATGTTTTAAAACCCTTAGCCAGCAAAATCAGCGAAGCGCTGGGTCTGGAGAACAGCTTTTTTGATGCACCTTACCTTATCGCAATTATCATCATTCTGCTGTTTTGCTTCCTAGCTGGCACTGTTGCTAAGCTAGGCGCTGGAAAATGGATGGTTTCATGGATTGAAGATCACTTGCTGACCTTGTTTCCAGGATATCAGCTGATGAAAAACACCCTACAGGCCAATGCAGGTTTGGAAAGCGATAAGGATTTTCCCGTGGTCTTAGTCCCAATAGATGGATGGATGATCGCATTTCTGGTAGATACCTTACCAAATGGAGACCTGGTGGTCTTTGTCCCTTCTGCTCCGAATACCTGGGAGGGAAATGTAAATATTTTTCATAAAGAGCATGTAAAACCGTCAAACCTGACTCAGAAAGACGCTACTTTGATTATGCGAAGATTAGGTGTGGGAGCAGCAGAGCTCTTTGCAGCGCACCAAAACAGCAGCAAAGAGTGA
- a CDS encoding DNA topoisomerase IB: MVTAAELPKGLTYIRDTQHGFIRKKRGRGFTFFDQNKQKLTDESQLERIRNLVIPPAWKNVWISPKKSSYLQATGMDEKGRKQYLYHAKWSEYSQKLKFDDLLKFGLYLPKLRARYNHDLRQKSWNKKKVLALATALLDELHLRVGNKQYTQANKTHGLTTLRRKHLHEDGSKLMINYTAKSGKERSVSLSNRKLIRLLKDCSQLPGYELFRYQQDHEWHNVNSSELNEYISLETTESEYYTAKYFRTWGANCLCIQQVEHVEKLCEGNRKKPETTLIKLVAEKMGHTQAVCKNSYLHPEILSYCLEKQAIKNCLPKNFSPDHYKAEEVELLKILCTKLN; encoded by the coding sequence ATGGTCACTGCCGCCGAACTCCCAAAAGGTCTCACCTATATTCGTGACACACAGCACGGTTTCATTCGCAAAAAGCGAGGCCGGGGATTTACATTTTTTGACCAAAACAAGCAAAAGCTGACCGATGAATCTCAATTGGAGAGAATTCGGAATTTAGTCATTCCTCCAGCCTGGAAAAACGTATGGATCAGTCCTAAAAAAAGCAGCTATCTGCAAGCCACAGGGATGGATGAAAAAGGCAGGAAACAGTACCTGTATCACGCAAAGTGGTCCGAATATTCCCAAAAACTCAAATTTGATGATCTTCTCAAATTTGGGCTTTATTTACCCAAACTGAGAGCGAGGTATAACCATGACCTGAGACAGAAAAGCTGGAATAAAAAGAAAGTTTTGGCTTTAGCTACTGCCCTATTGGATGAATTACACTTGAGAGTAGGGAATAAACAATATACCCAAGCCAATAAAACCCATGGCTTGACCACTCTTCGCCGTAAGCATCTGCACGAGGACGGGAGTAAGCTAATGATCAATTATACTGCGAAAAGCGGTAAGGAACGTTCTGTCTCACTCAGCAATAGAAAATTGATCCGTTTGCTCAAAGACTGCTCCCAGCTCCCCGGGTATGAGCTTTTCCGCTACCAGCAAGACCATGAATGGCACAATGTGAACTCTTCAGAACTCAATGAATATATCAGCTTGGAAACCACTGAAAGTGAATATTATACTGCAAAATATTTCAGAACCTGGGGAGCCAATTGCCTCTGCATACAGCAGGTAGAGCATGTAGAAAAGCTTTGTGAAGGAAACAGGAAGAAACCTGAAACTACTTTGATAAAATTAGTTGCGGAAAAAATGGGGCATACTCAGGCAGTTTGCAAAAACTCCTACTTGCACCCAGAAATACTTTCCTACTGCCTGGAAAAACAAGCGATTAAAAATTGCCTACCCAAGAATTTTTCCCCTGATCATTACAAAGCCGAGGAAGTAGAACTTCTCAAAATACTTTGTACCAAATTGAACTAG
- the hppD gene encoding 4-hydroxyphenylpyruvate dioxygenase, with amino-acid sequence MSQDFLPLNGTDYVELYVGNAKQSALYYQYAFGFELVAYAGPETGIKDRASYVLKQDKIRLVLTTPLHPEGEISAHIKKHGDGVKVLALWVDDAAKSWKETTSRGAESAQQPTSIKDEFGEAVLASIKTYGETIHTFVERKNYSGPFLPGYKARKSEYQATPIGLKYIDHCVGNVELGAMNRWVDFYENVMGFKLLITFDDEDISTEYSALMSKVVSNGNGYIKFPINEPAEGKKKSQIEEYLDFYQGPGVQHMAIATDDIIHTVAELRNRGVEFLVVPPAYYDDLLDRVGEIDEDIQPLKDLNILVDRDDEGYLLQIFTKPVQDRPTLFFEIIQRKGAKSFGKGNFKALFEAIEREQELRGNL; translated from the coding sequence ATGAGTCAAGATTTTCTTCCCTTAAATGGGACAGACTACGTAGAACTGTACGTAGGAAATGCCAAGCAATCGGCACTTTACTATCAATACGCCTTTGGTTTTGAGTTGGTCGCCTACGCCGGACCAGAGACCGGCATCAAAGACCGGGCTTCTTATGTCCTCAAGCAAGACAAAATCAGGTTGGTTTTAACCACGCCCTTGCATCCTGAAGGGGAAATCTCAGCCCACATCAAAAAGCATGGGGATGGGGTGAAAGTACTGGCCCTCTGGGTAGATGATGCCGCAAAATCCTGGAAGGAAACTACCTCACGCGGAGCAGAATCTGCTCAGCAACCGACCAGCATAAAAGATGAATTTGGCGAAGCGGTGCTGGCCTCCATCAAAACTTACGGGGAAACCATTCATACTTTCGTAGAGCGAAAAAACTACTCAGGCCCCTTCCTTCCCGGTTACAAAGCCCGAAAAAGCGAGTATCAGGCTACCCCTATAGGGCTAAAGTACATAGATCACTGTGTAGGCAATGTAGAACTCGGAGCCATGAACCGATGGGTGGATTTTTATGAAAATGTCATGGGATTTAAGCTGCTCATCACTTTTGATGATGAGGACATTTCCACGGAATATTCTGCGCTGATGTCCAAGGTGGTTTCTAATGGCAACGGTTACATCAAATTCCCCATCAATGAACCCGCCGAAGGAAAAAAGAAATCCCAGATCGAAGAATACCTGGATTTCTACCAGGGGCCTGGAGTACAGCATATGGCTATTGCTACCGATGATATTATCCATACCGTCGCCGAACTGAGGAACCGAGGGGTTGAGTTTCTAGTAGTTCCTCCGGCTTATTATGACGATTTGCTGGATCGAGTGGGAGAAATCGACGAGGATATCCAGCCCCTGAAAGATCTGAATATTTTGGTAGATCGGGACGATGAAGGCTATTTGCTACAGATTTTCACAAAGCCCGTTCAGGACCGTCCTACGCTCTTTTTTGAAATTATCCAGAGAAAAGGAGCCAAATCATTTGGCAAAGGAAACTTCAAAGCCCTTTTTGAAGCCATAGAAAGAGAACAAGAACTCAGAGGAAACCTTTAG